Sequence from the Capsicum annuum cultivar UCD-10X-F1 unplaced genomic scaffold, UCD10Xv1.1 ctg4260, whole genome shotgun sequence genome:
atataaaatatcaataaaacaaATTTTAATAATGAGAAAGAAGATATTTATCTTGGTGAATACTAGTGAGGAGAGGAATTAGAAGGAAGAGATTTGCCAAGAGGAGGAACAAAAATGATGGATGATTTGTTGCATTGTTTTTCTAccgaagaagaaataaaatttgaatgccCATAACtagtcatttatatatatatatatataaaaagaagattttgaatgaaATAGTAACTGATTTTGTATTTGcaattaaaaaggaataattcCTATATAAAAGGAGTAAAAACGTAGTAATTTATATTTACATAGTTATCTGATTATCTATTTATGTTGTGTGTACATCCTGTGTGTATGTGGTAGTTAATATCCAACGGTTCGAAGATTAGGAAaccttttcaaaatattctccgAGTCTACCCAAAAGGAAAGATAGAGAAACTTCAATATTGTCAGATTCTCTAACTTTGTTGGTTTTTTAATATCCGAATCAAAGACAGAACAATCAAAGATGATTACATGCCGTAGCTTTGCCAGACTCCAGATAGTTAGGGATAACACCATGTCTGATCCATCGTTACGCACATTCAGAGTTTCTAGATTGCATAGATTTGAAAATGATGGAGGGAGAGCTTCTAcctgttattttatgtagttAAAGATACACAAATCTGTATAAAtgtgtaacgacctaaaattGCCTTccaggacgtcacacggtgcttaaggctacaagtagttCCAACCTAACCCTTTGAGTtggtttctactaataacactagcatagtcatatcatatgaaacgaaatacaaagaaaatactcaGTCCAAGCGATcgaaaacctcaacacaaccacaatctgataactagtctgacaaagcctctactaatccatgaactagagaaccgttgggacaggtcctcaactgactcaaaatgaactgaaataataacatagtctctcaaatactgaaatgtctaaatacaggccctcgaaccatgaggaatcaccactataggaatgtagatagaggtactcgaaaatcactgatgaggctgggactgagcacctgaacctactttataggacaatgtagcacatagacgtatatgtggatcaacacttgagaatgtactgagtatgtgggggtgcatgcatatatataaagCAATATTATtcctctttaatcaaatcatgcatgcaacaATTAATGActtacatggcttgaataagcataaaaatgtaaagctcatgaaccatatagaatggaacatgtaacacaaatctcgcgagtcattatactttagctttgaaatttgtactcttctctaattattattactcaaggctaaaggaaactttaaacaatactttcaactcatgcatatgtttcatggagagtaaaacttctttaaagcTCAAGAACTcttaactcttttgaactcaagtacttagAACTCGAAATCacataactttgaaacatacttgaaggcatttcattcattttaggaaaatatctcatctcgaGCTTTAGGGaacatacttatatcaagggaaaatactttagaataatctcatggttcaataagaacccaataatcaaatctgtaatcacatgtggtagagtggatttcaaaactcaatgaccattaggtcaaaacatttttCAATAATCTTGGAATGATCAactcatgggtgcttatagcacaatatttcataaaatctcaagtctcaagtaggtcttaataacccataattcaatctcaagttaaaactcatcaaaagaataatagatagcatatagattcataactcaagtagaaatctggaaatttcagcaatttatctcaaaatctcaacttactcatatacttcaatatctcaaatatttcaactattaagtTTTTCAAGGATTGAATCATgtggtatagacccagctgcattttctcaagaaaacatgtgaaaatcatgccattaggaTCTCAATTCACGGAAAGCATCAAAATATtgtaatcaataataatgggtgaaaaaactcaattcaaatttatgtaaaatctcataagttgcagaaaatcatagtttaaataagcctttgggcacaagggagaaagggttacccttgttcaaaaccccgcataccttagattatgaaattagatgaataaGCTTGCTGTAGACTCTTTTTCTTATCCTTgagagagagggttcttgcaacacTTGACTTGGGAACCTGATTCTCAActaaatttgtagaatctatggtgagctcttgaatttcttggagaagggttttagatttgatcttgagagagaaaccctaacttttttattttagagataaGAAATGAAGCCAGCTGTTGCATCTAGAATATATATGAGGGTTTAAAAAGGTGGAAAAAaacaaaatgcccttttaaaacgAGTTAAAAATTCTGCACAGGACATGCGACAGTGGGGTGCGATGGTCAGTCGGAgtctcgacggtccgtcggtcctgactgTTGGACATCATCCAGAAAGTGAGTTTCTGTCTCGACTGCGACAgtgggtgcgacggtccgtcggaccTCATCTTCGTAACTTTCCAGTGAACTCATCCACTGCCTCCCTGTGACGGTGGAGTGCGGCGGTCCGTTGGAGTCCCGATGACCCATCAGCCCTCTCTGTCACACTTGGCCAGTGAATCGACTCTCTGCCTCTCTGCGACGGTGGGGCTGGATATATCGTATCCTCCTCAAATCTCACTTATGAGAGTATACTGGACATTATATTGTTGAgttcaataaaaaataagaggaaaattaGATGATAAGACTATTCTAAACAAATATTACAAATattcttaatttattattaataaaacctctttaaaaaaactataaaaaaaagtagaataaaaaagaTTATTCTTAAGTTTTAACCAAATAAGCATGAATCCGGCTCCTATCCATTTCCAATCTCTCCTTTTTTCGTAAGTTCTAGCTTGTATGGAAGATTCatgtcataatttaaaattaatagttGAGATTTAGGTAATTAAAATAAAACTCTTAccatgaataaaataattaattactttaatatATTTATCCTAAACTATTTATAGAATCCCACAATTCTAGGATTGCATTTATATCTTTCATATATACACATTTctctttttcttgcctttttttcacCGTTCATTGTGTCCCAATATCTTCTTCAATGGCAGGGATATGCTTACATTCaaatatagaaaattaaaaataaacttcaacctaTCATAACACaaatgaaagaaattcacaaaatAATAGTtgctaaataaaaaattttaaattgtgaaTCTGACATAATTTTAATGttaggagaaaaataaatttaaaatttaatacattttactaaaaaaacatgaaatatgatttagacatgaaatataatttaaatgggtttattttttgaaaataaaaaaaattaattttctttttttaaaaaataaaaatgaaaatagggttttgacttttttttccAAATTCCCAATATtacttcaaattttatttgaaatgtcATGCCCAAAtactaatttttcaaataaagtgaaaaaaaattcaaagacaaaatgaaaaatttatgtcCTGCGCTAGTACTCTACTTCAAGCTTGTCTTCTCCGGCCATTTCTTCAACGTATTCCTTAATCTTGAGTGCCGGCTCTTTAAGCTGAGGGCTATTCGACACTGTGATAAACTTTAATGAAGCAATATCTCCAAAACTCTTTGGGATCTCTATAAGATCAGTACAATATGGTATATATAATTTCTCGAGCACGGGAAAGAATTCATCTGCAATAACCTGCCATTCAGAAAACCTTTATATGTGCTATCTGCAAAGAAGATTATTTACGTAATATTGGAAAAAACATATATTCGACAAAGGAATTTCACAAACGAAGGAAGCTGACTACACGAAAGAAACTAATAAGGACATTAGATGACCGCATTTCACGCACAAACTCACTGGAATAACATTACCCCCAAGATTGTTTTCTCCCATCATTACCTCAGCTTGAGAGCCGGCTCTTCAAGCTGAGGGCTTCACCACAATGAGATAAACTTTAATGAAGCAATATCCAAAAAGTTAGATTACAAAATTGTCCCTAAAAAATATTAACGTTGACCACTTTGTCCTGATTCCTTAATTAACTCTAATTCCTCTAATAACTCACAACGTCTGCCTTCCATCAATTGGATAATTAATTAATTGAGTTGCACTCAAGAGTGTTATTTCTATCTAAAGTAATTATAGTAGGCTGTTAGTGTGCAAACCTTTTGAGATTATCACGAAAATCTGACCCAAGGCCACTCAGAATTTTCACTACCAACTCATCGCTGGTGACTGTAGCACCAGCAAGTGGCAAGCTCATTGCAGATAGAGCGCACTTGATGGAGGTAATCGGCAACTGGGAGGGAATCCTTTGATAGTCGCGTGAGCTTTGAGACTTGTTGGCATAAGCAAGGTGTAGGGAGTCCCAAGCAAGTTTAGCAGTGGAGGCAGCAGCTACAGTTGCATAAATTGTTGGATCAACAGAAGCCATTATGGCATTCTGGATCAATTGATCTTGGCGGAACTAAACACTATTTTCTGGGTTCGCTATTTCTCTCCCATTATGTGTGGTAATTGTCGAAGGAGCGGGAGAAGAGCCATCCAGATGGCCGAACAGATTGTGCCCACACATGAGCATGGAAATCTATGCCTTCCATTTAGAAAAGTTATGGCTGCCAACAAGTTTTATTGGCAGCTGGGATATCTAGGATTAAATTGAACAACGTTAGAGTTGCTGCCATTGGTGGAGTCCGCATTCCATACGTCCCAGACATGCTAAGAGGAGTCTGTGATGGTAGTAAAAGGATCGAAAAAAATCTCGGGAGAGTTAAGATGTCATCTCTGATACCGTTTAAATAATTGAGCAAGATGACACAAAAGATGAAGATCTTGTATTAATGGATGAAGaactaatatatatacacaaaataaataaGTCTCTTGAAAGTGCTCCTCCTACTGTGGAAACAAAATCAGTAAACTAGAAAAATAAGATAACAACTCATACAATTATGGATACGAAGCTAACAACCTGTAACTATGTACAGTGCAGTAACAACGTTCTAATAATAATAGCATGGTAAAGAGtgaaaagaatcaaaataatatcaGTGGTATACATACGTACATGCCTGGCAACAGTGTTGAGGCAGAAAGAAGATAAGAAGGTTAAGGGAAATCAAACTTTATCACTAAAATTACAAAGCAACTATCTATTTCACACGACATAGATCAACTAGCTATTTGACGTACAAAAAGTGTATCCCATTTTCTCATCATATCAACTAATATAGTTCTtctataaaatcatgaattgacAACCAATCAAGAACCGAGTACCTCAAGCTTGTCTTCTCCcataatttcttcaacatattccTTAATCTTAAGTGCCGACTCTTTAAGCCGAGGGTTTTTCCACACTGAGATTAACTTTAATGAAGCAATATCCCCAAAACTTTCTGGGATCTCTGTAAGCTCACtacaatattttatttctaattcctcGAGCAAGGGAAAGGATTCATCTGCAATAACCTGCCATTCAGAAAAAGACACATCATACAATCTCAGCAATTTGAGATTCTGGAAGGTGACTCGTTCCATGTTCCATTCCTTTCCAAAATGGATTCTTGCGCGTATTAAGTCCAGCTTTTGAAGGTTGGGAAGTGATCTCCCAATTCTTGACAGTGCATCTGATGTCAGATCGAACCCATACAATATCACTTCTTTCAAGCCCAAAGGGAAGTGAAAATCAAACTGATATACATGTGTATGCAGAAAGCACTTAAATGAAGCATTAACACTTTCAAGTTTATTAAGTACATCCAATCTTGGAAAATATATCTGCTCTGCTGCTGAACAATTGATGTGGAATCGAAGGTTTCGAAGATTGGGAAACCTTTTGAAAATATCCTCAGAGTCTACCAAACAGGAAAGCTTGAGAAACTTTAATGATGTCAGATTCTCTAACTTTGTTGGTTTGTCAATATCCGAATCAAAGACAGAACAAGTTTTGATGTCCACATCTCGTAGCTTTGAAAGACTCCAGATAGTAGGGGATAATACCATGTTTGATGATCCACTGTTTCTCACCTCCAGAGTTTCTAGATTGCACAGATTTGAAAATGATGGAGAGCTTTTGCCTGCATCTGAATCCTTAAGCACCTCAAATGAACAAGCATGCCTATTTCATTCAGAAAAGTTCCCTTTTCTGTCAAGATTCTACCCGACAGATCCAACCTTTTAAGAAGCCTCAGGGCTCTTAGGTGACAGCTGTGGGGAAGAACTTTGGAGAGTCCACCGTATATCTTCAAAGAGAGGAGGTGTTTAATATAAAGATTTCTCTTTTCTGGACTGAACAAAGAAGAAGTATCACCCGAATGAGGGTATTCATTATAAATAATGGTCCTTCTACGCAGCATCAGATGTGAAGAAGAGGATGAAGGCAGAAAAATTGAACTGGCCAAGTCAAACAACTTTTCCTTTCTAGCTTTTATCGAACAAAAATCATGCACAAGATCATGAATTTGGTAACTTGTGTGCCTACCACCTCTCACTATTACCAAGCTACTAAAAATTAACTCGTCCACATAAACCTCCATTACTTCTTCCACACTCTTCAAATCAGTTGGTTCCACAAGTCCTTCATCACTCCATAATTGTTTCAACAAAGAGATATCAATATCTTTGTCCTTTGGATAACTTGCAAGGTACAGAAAGCACGGCTTTAGGTGATCTGACAAATGGTCATAACTTAATTGTATAACCTTCATCACTTCCTCTCCATCGTTAAAAATAAAGGAACTCAAATTATTGAGAACTTCAAGCCACAAAGCCTCTTTGTTTTCCTTCCTTGAAATGACTCCGCCGATCAAATCAAGTACCAAAGGAAGCCCATCACACTTTCGGGCTATTTTTTCTCCAACATCCTTTAGTTCATCAGGGCAATGGTCTTCTCCGAATACCCTTTTCTCTAACAACTCCCAACTTTCTTCTGGTCTTAGCAATCGAAGATCAAGAGGAGCACTGTGGCATTTTCCATGCAAAGCCACTTCCTTTTTTCGACTTGTTAAAATAACTCTGCTTCCTTTCTGAAATTCAGATGGAATGGTATATAATGGCCTTGTTAGCTCATCCCATGTTGCAGTATCCCACAAGTCATCTAACACAATAAGGTACCTCTTTCCAAACAGATGTTTCCGTAGCTTATCAGCAACGTCATTTTCTATGCCGTCCTCAATGAAATTTCCTTTCAAACCAGTAACTTGATTGAAAATTTTCTGCAACAACTTTTTCTCATTACGCTCCTGGTCGACTGTGCACCAAGCACGAACATCGAAATGACCAACAACAGACTTATCATTATATACTCTGTAAGCCAAAGTAGTTTTTCCAATCCCTGGCATGCCGACTATGGAAACGACATCTATCTGAGTTGGTCCTCTAGTGAGCTTCCTAATTATCCACTCTATCTCCTCCTCAAAACCTACAATTATTTTGCCAGCTATTGATGACGTGTTCTCAACTGGCTTGTTGGGGCAGTTTGTAAAAATGACACTTTTTTTCTTGGAGATCTTCTCTTGTACCTCTTTTTTGACACGCTTGATCTTTTCTACGGTATCAGGAAGTAGGAAGATAAGATGCAACAGACCATAATCTCTGGCAAGAATTGAGTTTATGGCATGTTCCGCCTCATATGCCACGTCTAGCACACGAGCCCAGAGATCTCTATTTAATTCTTGCTCAACTTTCCCGAAGAACGATCTTATACATTCTAGGTCTTCCTTCACCCGACCAATTTCTTCCTTTATCAAAGCAACTGAATAAGCATTCGAATTGAGCAAGTCGTTTAAATTTCTGAGTAGAAGAGTCATGAATAGCGGTCCATCGCTCATGGGGAAGCAAAGTTGAGATGAATTTGCAGCGGCTTTCAAGAAGACATGTTGGAGATCTTCCTTCAGAAGTTCAATATTTTCCAGAAAGTTTTGACTTGCACTGCTTGTTTCATGCACATTATCTTCATCCATTGAGTTTTCTTCTAAGTTACGAACGAGAATGGCTACCTCCCTAATAAGTGCTCCAACACGTGCCAATAGAACAAACAATTTGTCATGACGAATAACATCCTTGGGTACATCAGTAAGAATAATCAATAGGAACTCTATCATGACATGAATGTTGCCCAATGAAGTGCTAGGAGTAATAGCATTAACCATGTGCTGTTGTAGATGAACCAGAGATTCTCTAAGGATGCCCGGAGAGGCTTCTTGGAGCTTCTTAATGAAGCATCCAACTTCTGCCGACTTTGAAGCTATCAAATTTGTAGAACATATGTGCATAACCTCCAGTTCAACAGGTATAATCTCCACAAGCAGATTAGCTAGCTTGGAATTAAATTGAGAAATGTCTAATTCATCTCTTTCCTTAAGACGATAATCCAAAAGAGTCAAACAGAAGTTGACTACTCTCTGAGCCATAAGTTGAAGCTGAGGTAAGACATATTCAATCGTCTCATACTCAACACAACCATTTATTTTCAACCCATGGAAATCTCTTACATTGCCACATACATTCTCAAGAAGCTCATATTGAGTCATCGATGATAGAAATAACTTAGAACAACACTTGGGTAGATACCTAAGATACATGACGATGACATCCAAAAGTTCAACCAAACGATCCTCTGTCATGGTCATATGACTTGATTCAGCATATCTATGTGAGCTAatataacttttgatattttccaagAGCTGAAGAACGTTATGATGCTTTAATTTAATCAGCATGTGTACACCACTCCGACGAAAAATTGACTGAACCAGATCATGAATCGCAATTGATATGCAAGACATGCTTTCAGCATTACAACCTTCCGAATCGAAATAGTAATATTGATGAAAAAATGCGGACACAAATGTCAGCTCCGATGTCAGCTCTTCAATTTGATCCATGTTAAGAACTGGAATTTGAATACATCCATCATTCAACTTCTCTATGAAATCAAGAAGCTTGACAATGTCCTTGTGAATTACAGCAAATGACACCTACCAAAAAGACCAAATGCTCAAGTATAAATTTTTCCTCTAAATCACAACAGGCAGCTAACACAGGTGCAGAGGACTTCCCTCCATTTATGCGTAATAGATAATAAGCTAAATGTTTATTTTGACTTATCAGTGTTTGGATGGACTTATAGCTTTCGACTTATAAGTCAAAAGCCATAAGTTAGGAATTCTAACTTAcgatttttggtttatttttacctttttagctTAAAAGTAAGTGCTGGAAGCCACTTTTTTATTTTACCCAATCACTTTAGCGCTTAATAGCTATTTTGACATAAAGCACTTAGATTAAACTAATCCAAAGAGACCCGAATCATAAAGCAAGCTTGTCAAGAAGGAATTTCTAGTGATATGTCCATCCACATATATACTAGTTAGTTACTCAGAGCACAAATTTGAGGAAAAACAAATGGTTATAAGTCAATTGATTTTCAACAGTGTTAGTGTGTTTCTGGGGTTGAGTTACGCCCAAGTGCCAAATCGTTATAAGCACTATTTTGCACATCAAACCCGACCATATAAATGATGTGTTACCCAATCTGAATCCTTGCCCTTAAAACCACTTAAccagatgattttttttttactcatACTGAAACTGCATGAAACTTTTTCATATTGAATTCGATTAAGCTCCATAAAGGGACGAACATACTAACAAGACGAAATTAATTATGTGAGAAAtgtaaaggaaaatataaataaataatgttgtATGACATACCGATGAGTTgtttgcttctttttcttttcccctTTCCATGTTATGTAGTTAGTTTTCACTAGTCAAGCcaaactagttt
This genomic interval carries:
- the LOC107853648 gene encoding LOW QUALITY PROTEIN: putative late blight resistance protein homolog R1A-3 (The sequence of the model RefSeq protein was modified relative to this genomic sequence to represent the inferred CDS: inserted 1 base in 1 codon) codes for the protein MERGKEKEANNSSVSFAVIHKDIVKLLDFIEKLNDGCIQIPVLNMDQIEELTSELTFVSAFFHQYYYFDSEGCNAESMSCISIAIHDLVQSIFRRSGVHMLIKLKHHNVLQLLENIKSYISSHRYAESSHMTMTEDRLVELLDVIVMYLRYLPKCCSKLFLSSMTQYELLENVCGNVRDFHGLKINGCVEYETIEYVLPQLQLMAQRVVNFCLTLLDYRLKERDELDISQFNSKLANLLVEIIPVELEVMHICSTNLIASKSAEVGCFIKKLQEASPGILRESLVHLQQHMVNAITPSTSLGNIHVMIEFLLIILTDVPKDVIRHDKLFVLLARVGALIREVAILVRNLEENSMDEDNVHETSSASQNFLENIELLKEDLQHVFLKAAANSSQLCFPMSDGPLFMTLLLRNLNDLLNSNAYSVALIKEEIGRVKEDLECIRSFFGKVEQELNRDLWARVLDVAYEAEHAINSILARDYGLLHLIFLLPDTVEKIKRVKKEVQEKISKKKSVIFTNCPNKPVENTSSIAGKIIVGFEEEIEWIIRKLTRGPTQIDVVSIVGMPGIGKTTLAYRVYNDKSVVGHFDVRAWCTVDQERNEKKLLQKIFNQVTGLKGNFIEDGIENDVADKLRKHLFGKRYLIVLDDLWDTATWDELTRPLYTIPSEFQKGSRVILTSRKKEVALHGKCHSAPLDLRLLRPEESWELLEKRVFGEDHCPDELKDVGEKIARKCDGLPLVLDLIGGVISRKENKEALWLEVLNNLSSFIFNDGEEVMKVIQLSYDHLSDHLKPCFLYLASYPKDKDIDISLLKQLWSDEGLVEPTDLKSVEEVMEVYVDELIFSSLVIVRGGRHTSYQIHDLVHDFCSIKARKEKLFDLASSIFLPSSSSSHLMLRRRTIIYNEYPHSGDTSSLFSPEKRNLYIKHLLSLKIYGGLSKVLPHSCHLRALRLLKRLDLSGRILTEKGTFLNEIGMLVHLRCLRIQMQAKAXPSFSNLCNLETLEVRNSGSSNMVLSPTIWSLSKLRDVDIKTCSVFDSDIDKPTKLENLTSLKFLKLSCLVDSEDIFKRFPNLRNLRFHINCSAAEQIYFPRLDVLNKLESVNASFKCFLHTHVYQFDFHFPLGLKEVILYGFDLTSDALSRIGRSLPNLQKLDLIRARIHFGKEWNMERVTFQNLKLLRLYDVSFSEWQVIADESFPLLEELEIKYCSELTEIPESFGDIASLKLISVWKNPRLKESALKIKEYVEEIMGEDKLEVLGS